A single window of Cataglyphis hispanica isolate Lineage 1 chromosome 2, ULB_Chis1_1.0, whole genome shotgun sequence DNA harbors:
- the LOC126857162 gene encoding rap guanine nucleotide exchange factor 2-like isoform X2 produces the protein MHKHTSQLPRGPGGHNAGYHGANRGPVRRWNSFHGGGGGGGGNGGTGNFNDGVGNGGTKACQEPFRAVPKVVQALRSESVDRAHRAQPPPPPAFPRRRFSVCFGKRTGGSARRPNECFVLEPSEMIVIDYPEVHGGGRMHRPPHPHPITDHRQVNLVFDDTFSQGLTGRPELYQKSNRSSHSSDTSSAYSGSDTMTSVQSSLDADPDEVDLSGLVESIVDSDEEEDLAESMDSLTVRDPVRECLEKDPVERTEDDIEILLEFTQQLKAFTNMTLAVRRALCAVMVFAVVDRAGMVVLNDGEELDSWSVLINGAVEIEHSNGEIEQLGLGDSFGILPTMERLLHRGVMRTKCDDCQFVCVTQADYFRIQHQGEENTRRHEENGRVILVTELRGALDGAARRGHVVIRGTPERLMLQLIEENSITDPTYVEDFLLTHRTFIDSPLLVASQLLEWFDQAQVRDRVARVVLLWVNNHFTDFETDPAMMEFLEAFETGLEREKMLGQQRLLNIACAAKARTRNVTLARPNRDEVLNFSILGGFERGFGIFISKVDKRSKAEDVGLKRGDQILEVNGQSFEHVNHAKALDILRASTHLSITVKSNLLAFKEMLQMPDNSPRPRGRSSKPEIPRLQSDPRARLSTHVDPMTAVNPLNPMIGGVPLLIPDNNVSPCKDAKKEHKGFMTLGPKRRLQKALMKMNILPKNTINDGVHMDDSLAPPHTPPGTGLSQTTTNLYHSKSNPDLTSLYCYDDLRANDYPEHVLKVYKADQTCKYLLIHKETTAHEVVMLALQEFGITESSSNFSLAEVSVGEGGMIKQRRLPDQLQNLAERIGLSSRYYLKTNGISETLVADDQAPELIRESQVHFLQLNAVEVAIQLTLQDFSIFRQIESTEYVDDLFELKSRYGVPMLSQFAELVNREMFWVVTEVCSEHNLVRRSKIIKQFIKIARQCKECKNFNSMFAIVSGLGHGAVSRLRASWEKLPTKYQRLFSDLQELMDPSRNMSKYRQLVASEQTQPPIIPFYPVVKKDLTFIHLGNDSRVEGLVNFEKLRMIAKEVRTLTNMCSSPYDLLTMLERGGQPPSSAMVALNQMTTGNQGGQTATVKRRKKSTAAPNPKKMFEEAQMVRRVKAYLANMKVITDEERLHQLSVDCEPHAGAVAVAAAVPLSGSRGRRHPSPTLSTTSSASSTSEGRKSIQGTKFGAASPQAVRKMLALSDPHKTRPYQPKHCPPPLPVPGLALHSSGLEPSPGAPRRVGSGSRVPMHERSHSDTPASLPPPVDLSAESSSVTSLSNLQPLRKTLTSGSVTSSDSGHSTQLDSHSGSSVEAGGSPPPPQRRHSALQGTTGLSMGLGMPAPLPPPGAGTTTIMTTMGTMSSANMSSITTMRPGMSSAPQCRQPPAYKVAQQMARLHRLGRANSHEGVTYRTTDHEDGTTTSNQIALPFTHTIHPHVYI, from the exons ATCGATTATCCGGAAGTTCATGGCGGAGGAAGGATGCATCGACCACCGCACCCGCATCCCATAACCGACCACCGTCAGGTCAACCTGGTCTTCGATGATacg ttctCACAGGGCCTGACAGGCAGGCCAGAGTTGTACCAGAAATCAAATAGAAGCAGTCATTCGAGTGACACAAGTTCAGCATACAGTGGATCTGACACAATGACATCAGTACAAAGTTCATTAGACGCGGATCCCGACGAGGTGGATCTCTCTGGTCTGGTCGAATCCATTGTCGACAGCGATGAAGAGGAAGATCTAGCAGAAAGCATGGAT AGTTTAACAGTGCGCGATCCTGTACGAGAATGTTTAGAGAAGGACCCTGTTGAGAGAACGGAGGACGACATAGAGATACTTTTGGAATTCACACAACAGTTGAAAGCTTTCACAAATATGACTTTGGCCGTTAGAAGAGCGCTGTGCGCTGTAATGGTATTTGCAGTGGTCGATCGAGCCGGTATGGTGGTCTTGAATGATGGCGAGGAGCTCGATAGTTGGAGCGTGTTGATTAACGGTGCTGTCGAGATTGAGCACAGCAATGGTGAAATTGAACAGCTCGGTCTTGGAGACAGCTTCGGTATCTTGCCTACTATGGAAAGACTATTACATCGCGGAGTTATGAGAACAAA atgcGACGATTGCCAATTTGTTTGCGTCACACAAGCAGATTATTTTCGAATTCAACATCAAGGCGAAGAGAATACTAGGAGACACGAAGAGAATGGAAGAGTAATTTTAGTGACAGAGTTACGAGGAGCTTTGGACGGTGCCGCGCGAAGAGGTCACGTGGTGATACGGGGAACGCCGGAACGTTTAATGTTACAGCTCATCGAAGAAAACAGTATTACAGATCCTACTTATGTAGAAGACTTTTTATTGACTCATCGAACGTTCATCGATAGCCCGTTGTTGGTCGCAAGTCAATTGTTGGAATGGTTCGATCAAGCACAAGTGCGAGATCGTGTTGCTCGCGTCGTACTCTTATGGGTGAATAATCATTTTACTGATTTCGAGACTGATCCAGCGATGATGGAATTTTTAGAAGCATTCGAAACCGGactggaaagagaaaaaatgctAGGACAACAAAg gttattaaatattgcatgtGCGGCGAAAGCGAGAACGCGGAATGTAACATTAGCGAGACCAAACAGAGACGAAGTCCTAAATTTTAGCATATTAGGAGGATTTGAGAGAGGTTTcggtatatttatttcaaaagttgACAAGAGATCTAAGGCTGAAGATGTTGGTTTAAAAAGGGGTGACCAGATCTTAGAAGTGAACGGTCAAAGTTTCGAGCATGTGAATCACGCGAAAGCACTTGATATTCTGAGAGCTTCTACGCATCTCAGCATAActgtaaaatctaatttactTG ctttcaAAGAAATGCTTCAGATGCCAGATAACTCTCCGAGACCCCGAGGTAGGTCAAGTAAGCCGGAAATACCCAGGCTTCAGTCAGATCCACGTGCTAGACTGTCGACGCATGTAGATCCTATGACTGCCGTGAATCCTTTAAATCCCATGATTGGTGGAGTACCATTGTTAATTCCCGATAACAATGTATCGCCATGCAAAGATGCCAAAAAAGAGCACAAAGGATTTATGACTCTTGGACCCAAGCGACGATTACAAAAAGCACTTATGAAAATGAATATACTGCCAAAGAACACAATCAA cGACGGTGTACACATGGACGATTCTCTTGCACCACCACATACGCCACCGGGAACAGGGCTTTCGCAAACAACCACTAATCTCTATCACTCAAAGAGTAATCCAGATCTTACTTCACTTTATTGTTATGATGATTTAAGAGCAAACGATTATCCCGAACACGTGCTCAAGGTATACAAAGCAGATCAAACCTGCAAATATCTTCTTATCCACAAAGAAACGACGGCACATGAG gTGGTAATGCTTGCGCTTCAAGAATTTGGTATAACGGAAAGCAGTTCAAACTTTTCTCTAGCAGAAGTGAGTGTCGGCGAAGGTGGCATGATCAAGCAGCGTAGATTACCAGATCAATTGCAGAATCTTGCGGAAAGAATCGGATTGAGTTCCCGATACTATTTGAAAACTAATGGAATTTCCGAAACTTTAGTAGCCGACGATCAAGCTCCGGAACTCATTCGAGAATCTCAAGTTCATTTCTTGCAATTGAACGCCGTGGAGGTGGCGATACAACTGACTCTACAAGATTTTAGTATATTTAG ACAAATCGAGTCCACAGAATATGTGGATGATTTGTTTGAATTGAAGAGCAGGTATGGCGTGCCTATGCTCAGTCAATTTGCAGAACTAGTCAACAGAGAAATGTTTTGGGTTGTAACAGAAGTCTGTTCCGAGCATAATCTCGTGCGGCGCAGtaagattataaaacaatttatcaaaatagcgC gtcAATGTAAGGAgtgcaaaaatttcaattcaatGTTCGCAATCGTATCCGGTTTGGGCCATGGTGCGGTGTCAAGATTAAGAGCCTCGTGGGAAAAACTGCCAACTAAATATCAAAGATTATTTAGTGATTTGCAGGAATTAATGGATCCCAGCCGCAACATGAGTAAATATCGGCAATTGGTGGCATCTGAGCAAACACAACCACCAATA ataCCATTTTATCCGGTCGTGAAAAAGGATTTGACTTTCATACATCTTGGTAATGATTCGAGAGTAGAAGGTTTGGTAAACTTTGAGAAACTCAGAATGATTGCTAAAGAAGTGAGAACACTGACAAACATGTGCTCTTCACCCTATGATTTACTAACTATGTTGGAGAGAGGCGGGCAACCACCGAGTTCTGCGATGGTTGCTTTGAATCAAATGACCACTGGCAATCAGg GCGGCCAAACTGCGACGGTGAAACGACGAAAGAAATCCACGGCCGCACCAAATCCGAAGAAAATGTTTGAGGAAGCACAGATGGTCCGAAGAGTGAAGGCCTATCTTGCGAACATGAAAGTAATCACGGATGAAGAGCGACTGCATCAACTTTCCGTTGATTGTGAACCGCACGCAGGAGCAGTTGCAGTCGCCGCTGCGGTTCCGCTGAGTGGCAGTCGAGGAAGAAGGCATCCGTCACCTACTTTGTCGACTACTAGTAGCGCCAGCAGCACTAGCGAAGGCAGGAAAAGTATACAAG GTACAAAATTCGGCGCTGCGTCACCACAGGCGGTTAGGAAAATGCTGGCTCTGTCAGATCCCCACAAGACACGACCATATCAACCTAAACATTGTCCACCGCCGCTACCGGTACCGGGATTGGCTCTACACTCGAGCGGTTTAGAGCCTAGTCCAGGTGCACCTAGAAGAGTAGGATCCGGCAGCAGAGTACCAATGCACGAGCGATCCCATAGTGATACACCCGCTAGTCTACCGCCGCCTGTTGATCTCAGTGCGGAGAGCAGTAGTGTAACTAGCTTGAGCAATCTTCAACCGCTGAGGAAAACCTTGACAAGCG GTTCGGTGACGAGCAGTGACAGCGGTCATAGCACTCAGCTGGACAGCCACAGTGGGAGCAGCGTGGAAGCGGGCGGCAGCCCACCGCCACCGCAAAGACGACACTCTGCTCTGCAAG GTACTACGGGATTAAGCATGGGCCTAGGGATGCCAGCTCCGCTACCACCGCCCGGAGCGGGGACCACGACCATAATGACGACTATGGGCACCATGTCGTCGGCCAACATGTCGTCGATCACAACGATGCGACCTGGCATGAGTAGCGCGCCGCAGTGCCGTCAACCACCGGCGTACAAAGTCGCGCAACAGATGGCAAGATTGCACAGACTCGGTCGTGCTAACAGCCACGAGGGGGTCACTTATCGAACCACCGATCATGAAGATGGTACTACTACATCTAACCAAATCGCTCTACCGTTCACACACACAATTCACCCTcacgtttatatttaa
- the LOC126857162 gene encoding rap guanine nucleotide exchange factor 2-like isoform X7 encodes MHKHTSQLPRGPGGHNAGYHGANRGPVRRWNSFHGGGGGGGGNGGTGNFNDGVGNGGTKACQEPFRAVPKVVQALRSESVDRAHRAQPPPPPAFPRRRFSVCFGKRTGGSARRPNECFVLEPSEMIVIDYPEVHGGGRMHRPPHPHPITDHRQVNLVFDDTFSQGLTGRPELYQKSNRSSHSSDTSSAYSGSDTMTSVQSSLDADPDEVDLSGLVESIVDSDEEEDLAESMDSLTVRDPVRECLEKDPVERTEDDIEILLEFTQQLKAFTNMTLAVRRALCAVMVFAVVDRAGMVVLNDGEELDSWSVLINGAVEIEHSNGEIEQLGLGDSFGILPTMERLLHRGVMRTKCDDCQFVCVTQADYFRIQHQGEENTRRHEENGRVILVTELRGALDGAARRGHVVIRGTPERLMLQLIEENSITDPTYVEDFLLTHRTFIDSPLLVASQLLEWFDQAQVRDRVARVVLLWVNNHFTDFETDPAMMEFLEAFETGLEREKMLGQQRLLNIACAAKARTRNVTLARPNRDEVLNFSILGGFERGFGIFISKVDKRSKAEDVGLKRGDQILEVNGQSFEHVNHAKALDILRASTHLSITVKSNLLAFKEMLQMPDNSPRPRGRSSKPEIPRLQSDPRARLSTHVDPMTAVNPLNPMIGGVPLLIPDNNVSPCKDAKKEHKGFMTLGPKRRLQKALMKMNILPKNTINDGVHMDDSLAPPHTPPGTGLSQTTTNLYHSKSNPDLTSLYCYDDLRANDYPEHVLKVYKADQTCKYLLIHKETTAHEVVMLALQEFGITESSSNFSLAEVSVGEGGMIKQRRLPDQLQNLAERIGLSSRYYLKTNGISETLVADDQAPELIRESQVHFLQLNAVEVAIQLTLQDFSIFRQIESTEYVDDLFELKSRYGVPMLSQFAELVNREMFWVVTEVCSEHNLVRRSKIIKQFIKIARQCKECKNFNSMFAIVSGLGHGAVSRLRASWEKLPTKYQRLFSDLQELMDPSRNMSKYRQLVASEQTQPPIIPFYPVVKKDLTFIHLGNDSRVEGLVNFEKLRMIAKEVRTLTNMCSSPYDLLTMLERGGQPPSSAMVALNQMTTGNQGGQTATVKRRKKSTAAPNPKKMFEEAQMVRRVKAYLANMKVITDEERLHQLSVDCEPHAGAVAVAAAVPLSGSRGRRHPSPTLSTTSSASSTSEGRKSIQGTKFGAASPQAVRKMLALSDPHKTRPYQPKHCPPPLPVPGLALHSSGLEPSPGAPRRVGSGSRVPMHERSHSDTPASLPPPVDLSAESSSVTSLSNLQPLRKTLTSDDEDAQVSAV; translated from the exons ATCGATTATCCGGAAGTTCATGGCGGAGGAAGGATGCATCGACCACCGCACCCGCATCCCATAACCGACCACCGTCAGGTCAACCTGGTCTTCGATGATacg ttctCACAGGGCCTGACAGGCAGGCCAGAGTTGTACCAGAAATCAAATAGAAGCAGTCATTCGAGTGACACAAGTTCAGCATACAGTGGATCTGACACAATGACATCAGTACAAAGTTCATTAGACGCGGATCCCGACGAGGTGGATCTCTCTGGTCTGGTCGAATCCATTGTCGACAGCGATGAAGAGGAAGATCTAGCAGAAAGCATGGAT AGTTTAACAGTGCGCGATCCTGTACGAGAATGTTTAGAGAAGGACCCTGTTGAGAGAACGGAGGACGACATAGAGATACTTTTGGAATTCACACAACAGTTGAAAGCTTTCACAAATATGACTTTGGCCGTTAGAAGAGCGCTGTGCGCTGTAATGGTATTTGCAGTGGTCGATCGAGCCGGTATGGTGGTCTTGAATGATGGCGAGGAGCTCGATAGTTGGAGCGTGTTGATTAACGGTGCTGTCGAGATTGAGCACAGCAATGGTGAAATTGAACAGCTCGGTCTTGGAGACAGCTTCGGTATCTTGCCTACTATGGAAAGACTATTACATCGCGGAGTTATGAGAACAAA atgcGACGATTGCCAATTTGTTTGCGTCACACAAGCAGATTATTTTCGAATTCAACATCAAGGCGAAGAGAATACTAGGAGACACGAAGAGAATGGAAGAGTAATTTTAGTGACAGAGTTACGAGGAGCTTTGGACGGTGCCGCGCGAAGAGGTCACGTGGTGATACGGGGAACGCCGGAACGTTTAATGTTACAGCTCATCGAAGAAAACAGTATTACAGATCCTACTTATGTAGAAGACTTTTTATTGACTCATCGAACGTTCATCGATAGCCCGTTGTTGGTCGCAAGTCAATTGTTGGAATGGTTCGATCAAGCACAAGTGCGAGATCGTGTTGCTCGCGTCGTACTCTTATGGGTGAATAATCATTTTACTGATTTCGAGACTGATCCAGCGATGATGGAATTTTTAGAAGCATTCGAAACCGGactggaaagagaaaaaatgctAGGACAACAAAg gttattaaatattgcatgtGCGGCGAAAGCGAGAACGCGGAATGTAACATTAGCGAGACCAAACAGAGACGAAGTCCTAAATTTTAGCATATTAGGAGGATTTGAGAGAGGTTTcggtatatttatttcaaaagttgACAAGAGATCTAAGGCTGAAGATGTTGGTTTAAAAAGGGGTGACCAGATCTTAGAAGTGAACGGTCAAAGTTTCGAGCATGTGAATCACGCGAAAGCACTTGATATTCTGAGAGCTTCTACGCATCTCAGCATAActgtaaaatctaatttactTG ctttcaAAGAAATGCTTCAGATGCCAGATAACTCTCCGAGACCCCGAGGTAGGTCAAGTAAGCCGGAAATACCCAGGCTTCAGTCAGATCCACGTGCTAGACTGTCGACGCATGTAGATCCTATGACTGCCGTGAATCCTTTAAATCCCATGATTGGTGGAGTACCATTGTTAATTCCCGATAACAATGTATCGCCATGCAAAGATGCCAAAAAAGAGCACAAAGGATTTATGACTCTTGGACCCAAGCGACGATTACAAAAAGCACTTATGAAAATGAATATACTGCCAAAGAACACAATCAA cGACGGTGTACACATGGACGATTCTCTTGCACCACCACATACGCCACCGGGAACAGGGCTTTCGCAAACAACCACTAATCTCTATCACTCAAAGAGTAATCCAGATCTTACTTCACTTTATTGTTATGATGATTTAAGAGCAAACGATTATCCCGAACACGTGCTCAAGGTATACAAAGCAGATCAAACCTGCAAATATCTTCTTATCCACAAAGAAACGACGGCACATGAG gTGGTAATGCTTGCGCTTCAAGAATTTGGTATAACGGAAAGCAGTTCAAACTTTTCTCTAGCAGAAGTGAGTGTCGGCGAAGGTGGCATGATCAAGCAGCGTAGATTACCAGATCAATTGCAGAATCTTGCGGAAAGAATCGGATTGAGTTCCCGATACTATTTGAAAACTAATGGAATTTCCGAAACTTTAGTAGCCGACGATCAAGCTCCGGAACTCATTCGAGAATCTCAAGTTCATTTCTTGCAATTGAACGCCGTGGAGGTGGCGATACAACTGACTCTACAAGATTTTAGTATATTTAG ACAAATCGAGTCCACAGAATATGTGGATGATTTGTTTGAATTGAAGAGCAGGTATGGCGTGCCTATGCTCAGTCAATTTGCAGAACTAGTCAACAGAGAAATGTTTTGGGTTGTAACAGAAGTCTGTTCCGAGCATAATCTCGTGCGGCGCAGtaagattataaaacaatttatcaaaatagcgC gtcAATGTAAGGAgtgcaaaaatttcaattcaatGTTCGCAATCGTATCCGGTTTGGGCCATGGTGCGGTGTCAAGATTAAGAGCCTCGTGGGAAAAACTGCCAACTAAATATCAAAGATTATTTAGTGATTTGCAGGAATTAATGGATCCCAGCCGCAACATGAGTAAATATCGGCAATTGGTGGCATCTGAGCAAACACAACCACCAATA ataCCATTTTATCCGGTCGTGAAAAAGGATTTGACTTTCATACATCTTGGTAATGATTCGAGAGTAGAAGGTTTGGTAAACTTTGAGAAACTCAGAATGATTGCTAAAGAAGTGAGAACACTGACAAACATGTGCTCTTCACCCTATGATTTACTAACTATGTTGGAGAGAGGCGGGCAACCACCGAGTTCTGCGATGGTTGCTTTGAATCAAATGACCACTGGCAATCAGg GCGGCCAAACTGCGACGGTGAAACGACGAAAGAAATCCACGGCCGCACCAAATCCGAAGAAAATGTTTGAGGAAGCACAGATGGTCCGAAGAGTGAAGGCCTATCTTGCGAACATGAAAGTAATCACGGATGAAGAGCGACTGCATCAACTTTCCGTTGATTGTGAACCGCACGCAGGAGCAGTTGCAGTCGCCGCTGCGGTTCCGCTGAGTGGCAGTCGAGGAAGAAGGCATCCGTCACCTACTTTGTCGACTACTAGTAGCGCCAGCAGCACTAGCGAAGGCAGGAAAAGTATACAAG GTACAAAATTCGGCGCTGCGTCACCACAGGCGGTTAGGAAAATGCTGGCTCTGTCAGATCCCCACAAGACACGACCATATCAACCTAAACATTGTCCACCGCCGCTACCGGTACCGGGATTGGCTCTACACTCGAGCGGTTTAGAGCCTAGTCCAGGTGCACCTAGAAGAGTAGGATCCGGCAGCAGAGTACCAATGCACGAGCGATCCCATAGTGATACACCCGCTAGTCTACCGCCGCCTGTTGATCTCAGTGCGGAGAGCAGTAGTGTAACTAGCTTGAGCAATCTTCAACCGCTGAGGAAAACCTTGACAAGCG ATGACGAAGACGCCCAAGTGTCGGCGGTTTAA